TCGAATCTAAGGCAAGGATCGATTCAAAGCTTAATTGTTCAAGTTCTACCGTGTTCAGTTCAGAAATATTGTTAAGGTTATTTCTAATAGATTCTTCAGAATGTTTAGTGATTATAACAAGTTCAAAACATAAATCGAATCTTTCATCTTCGATATCTTCAATGCTTGGTTCTGAATGAATAATCTCACCATCTTGTTCCAGTGTACTAAAAACAATATACGCTCTTGCTGACTTCAACATGCATTTTTCATCAAGGCAAATTTTCAACTTGAATATATTAAAATTATCTTCTTCAGCCTTTTTAATCATATCTTTAACATATTCATCTATCTTGATATTAGATTGAGAAGCACCTTCAAGTGTTGATTCTGGTTCATTGTTAATATCGTCCGGTAAGTTTGAACTTCCATCAACTTTCCTTTTTATTTCTTTGATAAGATCGTTAGAAATATTTTCTCCTTCTACCTGATCAACTTCAATATTTGCTACATACTGATCAAGTTGATCAAGACAGTCAAACAACAGATTTACAACAGATTCGTCAATATTAGTTATATTTTTGCGAACCTGATCCATTAAGTTCTCCATTTCATGTGTCAATTGAAGAACATGATTAAATCCCATTGTTCCAGACATACCTTTTAAGGTATGAGCAATTCTGAACAGTTCATTTAAATGTTGTGTATCTTCTGGATTTTTTTCTAAAATCAAGAGAATTTCATTCATCTTTTGAAGATGTTCTTTTGATTCATCAATAAACACATCAAAATATTGGCTAGTTTCCATTTCGTCGACCTCCTATTCTGTTTACAATCACTTCAGCAATCTTTTCAAGCGTAACAACTTCATCAACAAGTCCTTCAATGATGGCACTTTTAGGCATCCCAAATACAACACAACTTTTTTCATCTTGAGCAATGGCCATAGTTTTCATTCTTTTTTTCAAGTCTTTTAATCCGGCAGTTCCATCTGATCCCATACCTGTCATTATAACACAAATTACTTCTTGATAATTACAATTTAACAATGAACGTAACATTGGATCAGCCGACGGTCTGTGACCATTAACCGCCGTGTTTTGATGTAGTCTTAGCTGATGGGTTTTATTCACAACTTCAACTTCCATATGATAATCACCAGGTGCGATATATACATTGCCAGGTGCTACAATCTCTCCATTTTCCGCTTCTTTGACGCTAACAGCAGAAGTAGTGTTTAGCCTTTCCGCTAAAGATTTCGTAAAGCCAGGCGGCATATGCTGCACGATTAAAATTGGATAAGGAAACGTTGCTGGTATCTGAGGGATCACATACTGTAACGCTTTTGGACCTCCAGTAGAAATCGCAATTGCAACTATGCTGTTTTGCTTCTTTGTTAATGTTTCAGCATATTTCTCAACCGTAGCCCTTAATGGCTTATTGTTAATTTCTAGAGATGGTCTTACATTTGCTTTAGATGCAATCCTCAACTTGTTATGCAAGTTTTTCTGGAAGGATTCATTGTTCAACATAGTAGATGTCGATGGTTTTTGAATGAAGTCAACAGCTCCAAATTCTAACGCTTTCAAGGTTTCATACGCACCTTCTTTCGTTAGGCTGCTAACCATAACTACAGGTATTTTTTCCTGTTGACAAATAATTTTCAATGCTTCAATGCCATTCATAATTGGCATCTCAACATCCATTGTTATCACATCAGGTCGTAGCTGTTCAGCTTTTTCTATTGCTTCTTTTCCATTTCTTGCACGACCAACAACCTCAAAAATTGAATCAGTACTGATCATATCTGAGAAAATTTTTCTCATAAAAGAAGAATCATCCACTATCAGAACCTTGATTGATTTATTTGAATTTCCCAATTTAAATCAGTCCTTTTTTTCTTAATTCACCCTGTTTTTGAAAAATAAATGCAATAATAGAATTCCTTGTCTGTTCTCCGATATCATTAAACTTAATACCCAATTCAAACTGATTATTCTCAGTTCTTTTGTGAGAACGGATTATAATAGACGCAACAGAAACACTTTCTTCTTCTAGAAAAAGGGTAGATTCTACTTTTTCTCCAATAAAAAAGGATTTATCCGCAAGCACTTTCATTCCACCACCACTAATATCAAGAGTTAATCCTTTCGAAAAAGTATCTTTCTCTAAACTTTTTATCGTTGATTTTATCATATACCTAAGTCTAAAATATTCTCGTCGTTGCTTTTTTTGGGGTTCTGTAAGTTGATATATTTCAAATACATCTAATTGATCTACCTTTTTTTTTGCAACACATTCAGCAAGGAAAGAAAATACTCCTTTATCATTATAGAAAATAATATTTATTTTTTGCTTAATCCTTAAGGGATATTCTAGTCCCTTTGTCATTGGAACAGCAATAAATATAGTGCTCCTGCTAAATTCAATTACTTGAGAATATAATACTTTTGAATCATGCGGGTTTCTTTTGTTCTCAATTTCAATATCAATTTTATCACCAATTGTAAGCAGTTGACTCATAAAGGTCATCTCCTATTTAAAGATACTCAAAAACCGTTCCAGAAAACTGTGTTCTTCATTTTGAATTTGATTTTCACTATTCTGCATCGATAATTTTCTAGCAATAAGCTCAACGCCTTGAGATGCAATAGTTTTTGGATACAATATTAAAAACGGTTTTTGTTCTTGCACTGATTTTTTAACTTTGTGATCATCAATAATCACACCAAGAAAAGTGATTTGAAAATTCAAAAACTTCATACTGGCATTTAGAAGTTTGTTGAAATTTTGCGAAGCTTCATCGTAACTCTCGGCACGATTAACAACAATGGATACTTTTTGAGAAATACGATCTCTTGAAATTGCTTTTATCATAGCATATGCATCTGTCAAAGATGTGGGTTCAGGAGTAGTTACTAGAATAGTTTCATCGCTCGCACTTATAAATGTAAGTATATTTTTAGTTAATCCAGCACCGGTGTCTATAATAATAATGTCAAATAAATTATCCAGTTCATTAAACCGAACGATAATACGACCCAAATTATCCTCCGATAGTTCCAGTACATTTAGAAGTCCCGATCCACCTGATATGATTTTCAACCCTTCTGGACCCTCACCCAATACGTCTTTAATCGCTAAATCCGTATCCAGTAAATTCATAAAAGTGTACTTAGTCACACTACCTAGAACCACATCCACATTTGCTAATCCTAAATCAGCGTCAATAATAAGAGTTCTCATTCCTCTACGACTCATAGCTATTCCAAGATTTATAGAAAAGTTAGTCTTCCCAACTCCACCTTTTCCACTAGTTACACAAATATATCGAGGTTTATTACTAGTGTTATTGTTTATATTTTCATTATCAGACTGTATTTTTTGTTCTACTAACGCCCTCAATTTACCTGCTTGATCTGTCATGACAATGTCTCCTTGATAAGCAAAGTTATAACTTTATCTATTGTAACAACTTCAATATCATCAGGAACACTTTGTCCTGTTGTAAAGAAAGATATTGGTTTGCGCGTCATAGCCGGTATATTCACTACGGGACCATAAGCGGATGCTTCGTCTACTTTAGTAATAATTATCTTGAAGTCATTAAGAAAATTATAATGCTTTATTATTGATTGTATGTCATGATTTCTAGTTGTGCAACTTAGCAATAAGTAAATTTCTTTCTGTGGCAATGCATCTAATAGTTCTTTTAGTTCTTTAAGCTGCGAAGAATCTTGATGATTTCTTCCAGCTGTATCAATCATAATCATATCTTTATTCTGCAATCTGATCAACGCTTCTTTAACTTCAGAAGCGTTGTATACTACTTCTAAAGGTATATTCAGAATATCACTATACGTTTTCAATTGCTCTACAGCCGCTATTCTGTAAGTGTCCGCACTAATCATACCAATTTCTTTACCCTCGTTTAACGTTGCTCTTGCAGCTAGTTTAGCAATAGTAGTTGTTTTCCCAACACCAGTAGGACCTACAAAAACAATTACTTTTTTTTGTGGGTCATAGGGTTTAATGGAAATATTTTCCTGAACAAATCTTCTTATTCCATGAATAAACCGTTGATCAAAATCTTCCTCAAAACTTGATAAAGAATCAGAATCAACCTCTTTTTTTATTAAGTTTATAATTTCAGGTTCTATTTCATGATTTTTCATCAACATATTAAAAACATTCTCTTCTATTTCCACTTTTTTATGATTTTCACCTTTATTGATACTATTATTCTCTCGTTCATTAGTAATTAGTTGAGAGAGCATTTGTTTAATATTTCCTAATTCAGTCTCTACTGTAAACGTTTCATTTGCTGACCTATCAACACTTTTAAGCTCTGTAGAAAATCGACTTTTGGGATTTAGACTATCATTGTTTTGGATTTTTTTAGTATTTTCTTCACGAGCAGCTACAATTTCAATTACTGGTTTCTTGAAAAATCCTAGAATTCCTTTTTGTTTAACTTTACGCTGGTGAATAATAACAGCTTCTGAGCCCAGCTCTAGCTTCACCTTCATTAGCGCTTCTTGATTATCCTTGGCTGTAAATTTTTTGATTTTCAC
This genomic interval from Tindallia magadiensis contains the following:
- a CDS encoding protein-glutamate methylesterase/protein-glutamine glutaminase, giving the protein MGNSNKSIKVLIVDDSSFMRKIFSDMISTDSIFEVVGRARNGKEAIEKAEQLRPDVITMDVEMPIMNGIEALKIICQQEKIPVVMVSSLTKEGAYETLKALEFGAVDFIQKPSTSTMLNNESFQKNLHNKLRIASKANVRPSLEINNKPLRATVEKYAETLTKKQNSIVAIAISTGGPKALQYVIPQIPATFPYPILIVQHMPPGFTKSLAERLNTTSAVSVKEAENGEIVAPGNVYIAPGDYHMEVEVVNKTHQLRLHQNTAVNGHRPSADPMLRSLLNCNYQEVICVIMTGMGSDGTAGLKDLKKRMKTMAIAQDEKSCVVFGMPKSAIIEGLVDEVVTLEKIAEVIVNRIGGRRNGN
- the flhF gene encoding flagellar biosynthesis protein FlhF, with the translated sequence MKIKKFTAKDNQEALMKVKLELGSEAVIIHQRKVKQKGILGFFKKPVIEIVAAREENTKKIQNNDSLNPKSRFSTELKSVDRSANETFTVETELGNIKQMLSQLITNERENNSINKGENHKKVEIEENVFNMLMKNHEIEPEIINLIKKEVDSDSLSSFEEDFDQRFIHGIRRFVQENISIKPYDPQKKVIVFVGPTGVGKTTTIAKLAARATLNEGKEIGMISADTYRIAAVEQLKTYSDILNIPLEVVYNASEVKEALIRLQNKDMIMIDTAGRNHQDSSQLKELKELLDALPQKEIYLLLSCTTRNHDIQSIIKHYNFLNDFKIIITKVDEASAYGPVVNIPAMTRKPISFFTTGQSVPDDIEVVTIDKVITLLIKETLS
- a CDS encoding flagellar brake protein, with the translated sequence MSQLLTIGDKIDIEIENKRNPHDSKVLYSQVIEFSRSTIFIAVPMTKGLEYPLRIKQKINIIFYNDKGVFSFLAECVAKKKVDQLDVFEIYQLTEPQKKQRREYFRLRYMIKSTIKSLEKDTFSKGLTLDISGGGMKVLADKSFFIGEKVESTLFLEEESVSVASIIIRSHKRTENNQFELGIKFNDIGEQTRNSIIAFIFQKQGELRKKGLI
- a CDS encoding MinD/ParA family protein, which encodes MTDQAGKLRALVEQKIQSDNENINNNTSNKPRYICVTSGKGGVGKTNFSINLGIAMSRRGMRTLIIDADLGLANVDVVLGSVTKYTFMNLLDTDLAIKDVLGEGPEGLKIISGGSGLLNVLELSEDNLGRIIVRFNELDNLFDIIIIDTGAGLTKNILTFISASDETILVTTPEPTSLTDAYAMIKAISRDRISQKVSIVVNRAESYDEASQNFNKLLNASMKFLNFQITFLGVIIDDHKVKKSVQEQKPFLILYPKTIASQGVELIARKLSMQNSENQIQNEEHSFLERFLSIFK